One window from the genome of Magnolia sinica isolate HGM2019 chromosome 4, MsV1, whole genome shotgun sequence encodes:
- the LOC131242078 gene encoding uncharacterized protein LOC131242078 isoform X1, whose protein sequence is MALVPVPLPQFSASSIFQTRLNSFSRPSLSAKNTFPKHLVITSRANTRKESAKVRNRRLQRKFNGTSAKPRLSVFCSTKQLYAMLVDDQNKKCLFYGSTLQKSIRDNPACSTVEAAQRVGEELVKACIDLKINEISSYDWNGFSRGERMEAFEIAISQHGFLPR, encoded by the exons ATGGCGCTCGTGCCCGTTCCTCTGCCGCAGTTCTCAGCCTCCAGTATCTTCCAAACCCGTTTAAACTCATTTAGCCGCCCTTCTCTCTCTGCTAAAA ATACCTTTCCAAAGCATTTGGTGATCACATCGAGAGCGAATACTCGGAAGGAGAGTGCAAAAGTCAGAAACCGGAGATTGCAGAGGAAG TTCAATGGCACATCTGCGAAACCAAGGCTCTCCGTTTTCTGTTCAACCAAGCAGTTGTATGCTATGTTAGTAGATGATCAGAACAAGAAGTGTTTATTTTATGGAAGTACTCTGCAGAAATCTATTCGTGACAATCCTGCTTGTAGCACTGTC GAAGCTGCTCAAAGGGTTGGCGAAGAGCTTGTCAAAGCATGTATAGATCTAAAGATAAATGAGATCTCATCTTATGACTGGAATGGATTTTCTCGAGGGGAAAGGATGGAAGCTTTTGAGATTGCAATTTCCCAACATGGTTTCTTACCACGATAA
- the LOC131242077 gene encoding protein DMP9-like, translating into MDQSDGIPIKVYDASTQDEPSSYPTSPSSAPANGRKRRAVAKGVQKTLSKTSMLVNFLPTGTLLTFEMLLPSVSGNGECSPVSTMMIHVLLGLCTLSCFFFHFTDSFRTPDGKVYYGFVTPKGLTLFKSGLGVDVPKDDRFRVGFVDFVHAAMSVMVFVAIAFSDHRVTDCLFPGHVKEMDEVMESFPLMVGVVCSSLFLVFPNTRYGIGCMAA; encoded by the coding sequence ATGGATCAATCCGACGGAATTCCGATCAAAGTCTACGACGCCTCAACACAGGACGAGCCATCCTCATACCCCACTTCTCCATCGTCGGCCCCCGCAAACGGCCGCAAAAGACGAGCGGTGGCAAAAGGGGTGCAAAAAACCCTCTCCAAGACCTCAATGCTCGTGAATTTCCTCCCCACCGGCACACTTCTCACCTTCGAAATGCTACTCCCGTCTGTCTCCGGCAATGGGGAATGCTCTCCCGTCAGTACTATGATgatccacgtccttttgggcctctGCACCTTATcgtgctttttctttcatttcacgGATAGCTTCAGGACGCCAGACGGGAAGGTCTATTACGGGTTCGTAACGCCGAAAGGGTTGACACTCTTCAAATCGGGTCTTGGTGTAGATGTCCCAAAGGATGACCGTTTCCGAGTTGGGTTTGTGGATTTTGTCCACGCGGCCATGTCGGTGATGGTGTTCGTCGCGATCGCTTTCTCCGATCATCGCGTTACAGACTGCCTCTTCCCAGGACACGTGAAGGAGATGGACGAGGTGATGGAAAGCTTCCCTCTGATGGTGGGTGTCGTATGCAGTAGCCTTTTTCTAGTCTTCCCCAACACACGCTACGGCATTGGGTGCATGGCTGCCTGA
- the LOC131242078 gene encoding large ribosomal subunit protein uL18c isoform X2 → MALVPVPLPQFSASSIFQTRLNSFSRPSLSAKNTFPKHLVITSRANTRKESAKVRNRRLQRKFNGTSAKPRLSVFCSTKQLYAMLVDDQNKKCLFYGSTLQKSIRDNPACSTVIIWEKESDHAYCNSQNTCQATQSKTDWKPIQSSKISTTVAI, encoded by the exons ATGGCGCTCGTGCCCGTTCCTCTGCCGCAGTTCTCAGCCTCCAGTATCTTCCAAACCCGTTTAAACTCATTTAGCCGCCCTTCTCTCTCTGCTAAAA ATACCTTTCCAAAGCATTTGGTGATCACATCGAGAGCGAATACTCGGAAGGAGAGTGCAAAAGTCAGAAACCGGAGATTGCAGAGGAAG TTCAATGGCACATCTGCGAAACCAAGGCTCTCCGTTTTCTGTTCAACCAAGCAGTTGTATGCTATGTTAGTAGATGATCAGAACAAGAAGTGTTTATTTTATGGAAGTACTCTGCAGAAATCTATTCGTGACAATCCTGCTTGTAGCACTGTC ATAATATGGGAAAAAGAATCTGATCATGCTTACTGCAATTCCCAAAATACTTGCCAAGCCACCCAAAGCAAAACAGACTGGAAGCCTATCCAGTCTTCCAAAATATCCACCACAGTCGCAATTTAG